The Leclercia sp. S52 genome has a segment encoding these proteins:
- a CDS encoding polysaccharide biosynthesis/export family protein, which yields MKIMKLCAFLLLSVVFAGCKSPQPTLMDNSVVDTANYLLGSGDTVNINVAGQPDLTMKVVLDNSGAINYPYIGKLDLKGKTASQVDAEITQRLRKGFVLNPMVTVNIAEFRKFYISGEVENPNGYSYEPGLTVEKAIALAGGYTDRADRSDLNIRQSSTGELLENVDVTHSVLPGDLVIIGIGFF from the coding sequence ATGAAAATAATGAAACTGTGCGCGTTTTTACTCCTCAGCGTTGTTTTTGCCGGCTGCAAATCACCGCAGCCGACGTTAATGGACAATAGCGTGGTTGATACAGCAAATTATTTACTGGGCTCCGGCGATACCGTCAACATTAACGTTGCCGGTCAACCTGACCTGACCATGAAAGTAGTACTTGATAATAGTGGGGCTATTAATTATCCCTATATTGGCAAGCTGGATTTAAAAGGCAAAACCGCAAGTCAGGTCGATGCAGAGATTACGCAACGCCTGCGTAAAGGTTTTGTGCTTAATCCTATGGTGACGGTCAATATCGCCGAATTCCGTAAGTTCTATATCTCTGGTGAAGTTGAGAACCCAAATGGCTATTCCTATGAGCCAGGCCTGACCGTGGAAAAAGCCATTGCCCTTGCGGGTGGCTATACCGACCGGGCAGACCGTTCGGATCTCAATATTCGTCAGTCATCCACCGGTGAGTTACTCGAAAATGTTGATGTTACCCATTCCGTTCTCCCGGGCGATCTCGTAATTATTGGCATAGGGTTCTTCTGA